The Streptomyces sp. M92 nucleotide sequence TCCTGGGCCTCGGCGGCGCTGGCGACCGAGGGCAACGTCTACGTCCGCGGCGCCCAGCAGCGGTCGATGATGACGTTCCTGAACACCTTCCGGAAGGTGGGCGGCGCCTTCGAGATCGAGGACGAGGGCATCCGCTTCTGGCACCCGGGCGGGCAGCTGAAGTCCATCGCCCTGGAGACGGACGTGCACCCCGGCTTCCAGACGGACTGGCAGCAGCCCCTGGTGGTCGCCCTGACGCAGGCGACGGGCCTGTCCATCGTCCACGAGACGGTCTACGAGTCCCGCCTCGGCTTCACCTCCGCGCTCAACCAGATGGGCGCCCACATCCAGCTCTACCGCGAGTGCCTGGGCGGCTCCGACTGCCGCTTCGGCCAGCGCAACTTCCTGCACTCGGCCGTCGTCTCCGGCCCGACCAAGCTGGAGGGCGCCGACCTGGTCATCCCCGACCTGCGCGGCGGCTTCTCGTACCTGATCGCCGCCCTCGCGGCCCAGGGCACCTCCCGGGTCCACGGCATCGACCTGATCAACCGCGGCTACGAGAACTTCCTGGACAAGCTCGTCGAGCTCGGCGCGAAGGTGGAACTGCCGGGCAAGGCACTCGGCTGAAAGGGCAGCACAACGCCGATGGGGCGGTCACCCGGTCCCGGGTGACCGCCCCATCGGCGTTGAGTGAAACGCCCCTGAAAGGGGCGCGGGGAACTGCGCGACCAGCCACGGACGACCCGCGGCCGCGAAACGACCGCGTCCCGAACGAACGATCCGCGCAGCCCCCGGCACTCCGAGCGGAGCGCTTACTTGCCCTTGGCGGCTTCCTTGAGCTTCGAGCCCGCCGAGACCTTGACGCTGTAGCCGGCCGGGATCTGGATCGGCTCGCCGGTCTGCGGGTTGCGGGCGGTGCGAGCGGCACGGTGGGTGCGCTCGAAGGTCAGGAAGCCGGGGATGGTGACCTTCTCGTCGCCCTTGGAGACGATGTCGCCGACGACGTCGGCGAACGCGGCCAGCACGGCGTCGGCGTCCTTGCGGGTCACCTCGGCGCGGTCGGCCAGCGCGGCCACCAGCTCACTGCGGTTCATGTTGTTACTCCCGTGTTCTTCTTGCCGTTGAGGCGTGCCACGCGGCGGAGCCGCATGATGGGCACAGCGATGCCGATGCTGCCAGGGGCCTCGGACACTCCCCGGACCCGGGTCGGTCGTCAGACCCTCGCGCCCAGGGAGGCATCCTGCCTCCACCTGCGGCGGTAAAGCCAATCCGGCACCCCCAGGAGTCGTGAGAACACCCTTGGGAGTCACACGATGGAGAGGGCCTGAGCCTTGCGCCACCCTAGAGGGCGGCACGAGGCCCGCCGTTCCGCGACGCGCCGGTGGGGCGGCCCGCCGTGGTGTTCCTCGTCACCACGGCACGGACCGCCTGCCCCCGTCGGGGAGACCTACGCCACCACTCCGGCCGCCTTGGCCGCCTCGCGGACGGCACCCGCGACCGCGCCGGCGACCTTGTCGTTGAAGACGCTCGGGATGATGTAGTTCGGGTTGAGCTCGTCCTCGGTCACCACGTCCGCCAGGGCGTGCGCGGCGGCCAGCATCATCTCGGTGTTGACCGTGCGGGACTGGGCGTCCAGCAGGCCGCGGAAGACGCCCGGGAAGACCAGCACGTTGTTGATCTGGTTCGGGAAGTCCGAGCGGCCGGTGGCCACGACCGCCGCGCTCTGGCGGGCGACGGCCGGGTCGACCTCGGGGTCCGGGTTCGCGAGCGCGAACACGATCGCGCCGTCCGCCATGGCGGCCACGTCGTCGCCGTCCAGGACGTTGGGAGCGGAGACGCCGATGAAGACGTCCGCGCCGTGCACGGCCTCCTTGAGGGTGCCGGTGAGGCCCTCGGGGTTGGTGTTGTCGGCGATCCAGCGCAGCGCCGACTCCGGGGCGGCGTCGACCAGGTCGGCGCGGCCCGCGTGCACGACACCGTGGATGTCGGCGACGACGGCGTTCTTGACGCCCGCGGCCAGCAGCAGCTTGAGGATGGCCGTACCGGCGGCGCCGGCACCGGACATGACGACCCGGACGTTCTCGATCGGCTTGTCCACCACGCGCAGGGCGTTGGTCAGGGCGGCCAGGACGACGATGGCGGTGCCGTGCTGGTCGTCGTGGAAGACCGGGATGTCCAGGGCCTCGCGCAGGCGGGCCTCGATCTCGAAGCAGCGCGGCGCGGAGATGTCCTCCAGGTTGATGCCGGCGAAGCCCGGGGCGATGGCCTTGACGATCTCGACGATCGCGTCGGTGTCCTGGGTGTCCAGGCAGATCGGCCAGGCGTCGATGCCGGCGAACCGCTTGAACAGGGCCGCCTTGCCCTCCATCACCGGCAGCGCGGCCTTCGGCCCGATGTTGCCGAGGCCGAGCACCGCGGAGCCGTCCGTCACGACCGCAACGGAGTTGCGCTTGATGGTGAGGCGGCGGGCGTCCTCGGGGTTCTCGGCGATCGCCATGCAGACGCGGGCCACGCCCGGCGTGTAGACCATGGAGAGGTCGTCGCGGTTGCGGATGGGGTGCTTGGACGCCATCTCGATCTTGCCGCCGAGGTGCATGAGGAAGGTACGGTCCGAGACCTTGCCCAGGCTCACGCCCTCGATGCCGCGCAGGCGCTCCACGATCTCGTCGGCGTGCGAGGTCGAGCCGGCGGCGATGGTGACGTCGATCCGGAGCTTGTCGTGGCCGGACGCCGTGACGTCGAGGCCGGTGACGGAGCCTCCGGAGGACTCGACCGCCGTGGTGAGCTGCGAGACCGCGGTTCCACCGGCGGGCACCTCCAGCCTGACCGTCATCGAGTAGGAGACGCTGGGCGCCGTTGCCATGGCCGACTTCCTCTGCTTTCACCGTGTAACTGGGTTGTGCCGTCCGATCGTCGCACCTACCACCGAGTACGTGGTAGCCGCCCCGGATTGCGAACTTTATGTTCGCGCGCCGTCCACACCGGAGACCGTCGGTTTCGGAAAACGACTTCCACCATACGAGAAGTTGGGCGTCGAGGGAAGAGGGTCCCGGAACCGGCCGAGGAGGTCCGCGAAGGAACCCGCGGGACGGGAATTGTCTTGCGGGGATCGTTTGTTACCTTGGACGTGGCACCGGCTCGATCCAAGCCCCCGGGCCCAACCATCGTCGCTACGAGCGACCACTTGCCGCGAGGCGAGCATGGCGGGTCGGTGCCACTCAAACGAAGACGAGAGGCCCGCGCCGTCCGACGGCGCGGGCCTCTCGCGTGTTCCGGTGGCTCAGTCCCGCAGCAGGTCCGGCACCCCCGCGGCGTCCGGTTCGTCGCGCTCGCCGGAGACGACCGTCAGCTGCTGGGTGGCCCGGGTGAGCGCGACGTACAGCACGCGCAGCCCGGCGGGCGACTCGTCGGCGATCTCGGCCGGGGAGACCACGACCGTGGCGTCGTACTCCAGGCCCTTGGCCTCCAGGCTGCCCAGCGCCACCACGCGGTCGCCGAGCCCGGCCAGCCAGCGCCGGGCCTCCTCGCGGCGGTTCATGGCGACCACGACGCCGACGGTGCCGTCGACGAGGTCCAGCAGCCGGGCGGCCTCCGCCCGGACCGTCTCCTCCAGCGCCTCCCGTACGACCGCGAAACGCGGTTCCACGCCCGTCGAGCGGACGGACGCCGGGGAGGTGGAGCCCGGCATGGCGAGGGCCAGCACCTTCGCCGCCAGCTCGGCGATCTCGGCCGGGTTGCGGTAGTTCACGGTCAGCTCGAAGCGGCGGCGCGGGCGGGTGCCCAGGGCCTCGTCGCGGGCCGCCGCCGCCTCGTCGGGGTCGGACCAGGAGGACTGGGCCGGGTCGCCGACGACCGTCCAGGTGGCGTGCCGGCCCCGGCGGCCGACCATGCGCCACTGCATGGGCGTGAGGTCCTGGGCCTCGTCCACGATGACGTGCGCGTACTCGGTGCGCTCCTGCGCGAGGCGCTCGGCGCGCTCCCGCTGGGTCTCCTCGCGCTGCGGCATCAGCTCCTCCAGGCCGGTGAGCTGGTCCAGCGGGTCCAGCTCGCGCCGCTTGCGGGGGCGGGCCGGGGCGCCGAGGACCGCCTGGAGCTCGTCGAGCAGGGCGATGTCGTGCACGGAGTACCCCTCGCGCCGCAGCGAGCGGGCCACCTTGCGGGCCTCGCCCGGGTTCAGCACGCGCCGCGACCAGCGGCCCAGCTGCCGCTCGTCCGCCATCGCCGTCAGTACGGCGGCCGGGGTCAGCTCGGGCCACCAGGCGTCGAGGAAGGCGAGGAAGGAGTCCTCCGTGCTGACGTCCTCGTCGAAGGAGGACCGCAGCTCGGCGGCCAGCTCCGGGTCGGAGTGCCGGCCGGCGGCGCCCGACTTGGCCCACAGGGCGTCCAGGAGCAGCCTGCGGGCACGAGGGCGCAGCAGGTTGACGGGCGCGGTGCCGCCGAGCACGGTGCGGCGGATGCCGGCCAGCTCCTCGGCCTCCAGTTCGAGGCGGCGGCCGAAGGCGACGACCCGCAGCAGCGTCGGCGACCCCTCCGGCTCCAGCGCCCCGCGCGCGGCCCGGCGCAGCACCTTCAGCATGCGCGAGGAACCCTTGGCGCGGGCGGTGGCCGGCGAGTCGTAAAGGGTGGCCTCGGCGCCGTCGACCAGGGAGCCGATGGCGCGGACGGCCACCTGCCCCTCCTCGCCGAGGGAGGGCAGCACGCCCTCGGTGTACGCCACCAGCAGCGGGGTCGGCGAGACGATGAGGATGCCGCCGGAGTAACGGCGCCGGTCCTGGTAGAGCAGGTAGGCGGCGCGGTGCAGGGCGACGGCGGTCTTGCCGGTGCCGGGGCCGCCCTCGACGTAGGTCACGGAGGCGGCGGGGGCGCGGATGACCAGGTCCTGCTCGGCCTGGATGGAGGCGACGATGTCCCGCATGGAGTGGGTGCGGGCCTGGCCGAGGGCGGCCATCAGGGCGCCGTCGCCGACGACGGCCAGCTCCTCGCCGTCCAGGCTCGCCCTGACCTCGGGCCGCATCAGGTCGTCCTCGACGCCGAGGACGCGCCGCCCCTTGGAGCGGATCACCCGGCGCCGCACGACCCGGCCCGGGTCGACCGGCGTGGACCGGTAGAAGGGCGCGGCGGCGGGCGCCCGCCAGTCGATGACCAGCGGGGCGTAGTCCTCGTCCAGGACGCCGATGCGGCCGATGTGCAGGGTCTCGGCGATGTCGGCGGTGTTGTCGGCTCGCAGCGCGCCCTCGGCGGGCTCGACGGCGGTGTAGGCGCCGTCGGGGCCCTTCTTGCCGTCCTTGCCGAGGAGCAGGTCGATGCGGCCGAAGAGGAAGTCCTCGAACTCGTTGTTCAGGCGGCTGAGGTGGACGCCGGCCCGGAAGACCTGCGCGTCGCGCTCGGCCAGCGCGCCGGGCGTGCCGACCTGGCCGCGCTGCGCGGCGTCGTTCATGAGGAACTCGGCCTCGTGGATCTTCTCCCCGAGGCGGCGGTACACCCGGTCCAGGTGTGCCTGTTCCACGCTGATCTCTCGGTCCCGTACGGAATCCTCCCGCACGGACTCCTCCCGTACGGAGTCGCGCACCGAGTCGACCGCTGAGTCCTGTTGCGCCTGTGCGGCCACCGGGCCCCCTTCTGACGTGCTGGGCAGCCGTCAAAGGTACGCGAAGGGGACGCCGGAAGCCACGGCGCGGCCGGGGACCGTCCGGCGGATGACGCGACGAGCACGCACCGGGCCGCCGCTCGCCCCGCCTCGGCGCATGGGCGGCGGGGCCGCGCCGACGTCACCGCCCACGCCCCGACGGCGGGCCCGGCCCCACTCCGCCGGGCCGCCCACGCGAGCCGTTCGCCCGCCGCTGCCGGGGCTTTGGCGGCCGGCCCGGCGGGTGACGCCGTCCGAGCCGCCGGCCGGGCTTACGCGTCCACCTCCACCAGCCGCTCGCCGTCGAAGGTCATGACCTCGAAGTGGTCGATCTGGTTGGGTGCGAAGGCGGCGCCGCCGTGCACGTAGAGCGGCTTCTTCGCCTTCTCGGTGGTGGCGCCCGGGATGCCGTAGCCCCAGTCCGGGACCGTCCAGGAGCTGAGCGTCTCCCGCTCGCCGTTCTTGCCGACCGCGATCAGGGAGCACTTCTGGGGGCCCTTGACGTTCTTCAGCTCCAGGACCGCCTCGGTGCCCCAGGCCTTCTTCTCCAGGGCGACGGTCGCGCTGACCCGGGTGGCGGGGTCGGTGGCGGTGACCCGGTCGGGCATCTCGGCGAAGGCCGACTCGGCGGGGCTGCCCGCCTGCCGCGTCGCCTCGGTCTTCTTCCCGCCGCCGTCGTCACCGCCGCCGTCCGTGGTCGCCACGGCGGCGAACGGGCCGCCGATGATCAGCGCGGCGGCGGTGCCCACCAGGTAGAAGTTGCGGCGCCGCTTGCCCGCCCGGCGCTCGGCGACCTCGTCGACCAGCTTCTCCGCGAGCCGCGGGCTCGGCTTCGCCGTCAGCGACTCGGCGATCGCGGGCGTTCCGGTGCCCGGGAGGTCGGCGAGGGCGGCCATCATGGGTTCCATGCCGGCCAGCTCGTCGAGCTGCTGGGCGCACCACTCGCAGCCGGCGAGGTGGGCCTCGAAGGCGGTGGCCTCCGCGTCGTCGAGGATGCCGAGGGCGTAGGCGCCGACGGTCTCGTGCTCGTTCGGCGCCGGTGATCCCTGCATGGGGACAGAATTACCCGTATCGCCCGGGCCGAATCCCCCGCCGAATCCCTGAACTCCCCCGTACCCGCTCATCACGCCGTCACCCCCCGCTCCTCCAGAGCCAGCTTCATCGAACGCAGGGCGTAGAACACCCGGGAGCGCACGGTGCCGCTGGGTATGCCCAGTGTCTGCGCCGCCTCGTTGACGGTACGCCCCTTGAAGTACGTCTCGACGAGGACCTCCCGGTGAGCCGGGGTCAGGTCGTCGAGCGCGTCCGACAGCGTCAT carries:
- a CDS encoding zf-HC2 domain-containing protein, whose protein sequence is MQGSPAPNEHETVGAYALGILDDAEATAFEAHLAGCEWCAQQLDELAGMEPMMAALADLPGTGTPAIAESLTAKPSPRLAEKLVDEVAERRAGKRRRNFYLVGTAAALIIGGPFAAVATTDGGGDDGGGKKTEATRQAGSPAESAFAEMPDRVTATDPATRVSATVALEKKAWGTEAVLELKNVKGPQKCSLIAVGKNGERETLSSWTVPDWGYGIPGATTEKAKKPLYVHGGAAFAPNQIDHFEVMTFDGERLVEVDA
- a CDS encoding HU family DNA-binding protein, producing MNRSELVAALADRAEVTRKDADAVLAAFADVVGDIVSKGDEKVTIPGFLTFERTHRAARTARNPQTGEPIQIPAGYSVKVSAGSKLKEAAKGK
- a CDS encoding HelD family protein, with translation MAAQAQQDSAVDSVRDSVREESVREDSVRDREISVEQAHLDRVYRRLGEKIHEAEFLMNDAAQRGQVGTPGALAERDAQVFRAGVHLSRLNNEFEDFLFGRIDLLLGKDGKKGPDGAYTAVEPAEGALRADNTADIAETLHIGRIGVLDEDYAPLVIDWRAPAAAPFYRSTPVDPGRVVRRRVIRSKGRRVLGVEDDLMRPEVRASLDGEELAVVGDGALMAALGQARTHSMRDIVASIQAEQDLVIRAPAASVTYVEGGPGTGKTAVALHRAAYLLYQDRRRYSGGILIVSPTPLLVAYTEGVLPSLGEEGQVAVRAIGSLVDGAEATLYDSPATARAKGSSRMLKVLRRAARGALEPEGSPTLLRVVAFGRRLELEAEELAGIRRTVLGGTAPVNLLRPRARRLLLDALWAKSGAAGRHSDPELAAELRSSFDEDVSTEDSFLAFLDAWWPELTPAAVLTAMADERQLGRWSRRVLNPGEARKVARSLRREGYSVHDIALLDELQAVLGAPARPRKRRELDPLDQLTGLEELMPQREETQRERAERLAQERTEYAHVIVDEAQDLTPMQWRMVGRRGRHATWTVVGDPAQSSWSDPDEAAAARDEALGTRPRRRFELTVNYRNPAEIAELAAKVLALAMPGSTSPASVRSTGVEPRFAVVREALEETVRAEAARLLDLVDGTVGVVVAMNRREEARRWLAGLGDRVVALGSLEAKGLEYDATVVVSPAEIADESPAGLRVLYVALTRATQQLTVVSGERDEPDAAGVPDLLRD
- a CDS encoding NAD-dependent malic enzyme — encoded protein: MATAPSVSYSMTVRLEVPAGGTAVSQLTTAVESSGGSVTGLDVTASGHDKLRIDVTIAAGSTSHADEIVERLRGIEGVSLGKVSDRTFLMHLGGKIEMASKHPIRNRDDLSMVYTPGVARVCMAIAENPEDARRLTIKRNSVAVVTDGSAVLGLGNIGPKAALPVMEGKAALFKRFAGIDAWPICLDTQDTDAIVEIVKAIAPGFAGINLEDISAPRCFEIEARLREALDIPVFHDDQHGTAIVVLAALTNALRVVDKPIENVRVVMSGAGAAGTAILKLLLAAGVKNAVVADIHGVVHAGRADLVDAAPESALRWIADNTNPEGLTGTLKEAVHGADVFIGVSAPNVLDGDDVAAMADGAIVFALANPDPEVDPAVARQSAAVVATGRSDFPNQINNVLVFPGVFRGLLDAQSRTVNTEMMLAAAHALADVVTEDELNPNYIIPSVFNDKVAGAVAGAVREAAKAAGVVA